In Salvelinus namaycush isolate Seneca chromosome 16, SaNama_1.0, whole genome shotgun sequence, the sequence cctAAAActacttctttaacctgtctcttccccttcacctacactgattgaagtggatttaacaggtgacatcaataagggatcataactttcacctggtcagtctatgtcatgtggAAAGTGCAGTATAATGAAGAGAGTAGACCCCACTCTCAGTCGCATTAAATGTGCATGGTCCTTCCAACATGATGACAATTGAAATGATGAGTATTCGCACAGACCAGACAATTGAATGATGTTTCTATAACGATTTGTACAAAGTTGCAAGATACCAATGTATGGTAAATCCAATCAACAGACCATCACAAAACGTCTTCTATTAAAACTGAGTACTGAAGAATTCCCATCCATGCTTACACAGTCATTGTAAGAATATGTATGGGTGTGTATAAATTGtataataaatataatatataatacatTTCTAGTTACGGGGGTGAGTTCTCCATTAACAAAACCTAATTCTTTAATAATTTTTTGTCTTTCTCTAGTTTCCTCCCCTTTTGTGCGTATTCATATACCTTATTGTCAATTGTCAATATAGAAAATGATGTTGACACTAGCACAcacagtgcatttgaaaagtattcagatcctttttccacattttgctacattacaaccttattctaaaattgattaaaatgtatattttccttatcaatctacacacaataacccataacgacaaagcaaaaacagattgatagacatttttgcaaacgtataaaaaataaaaaatgaactgaaatataacatttacataagtatttagaccttttactcagtactttgttgaagcatctttggcagcgattacagccttgagtcttcttgggtatgatgctacaagcttggcacacctgtatttggtgagtttctctcattcctctctgcagatcctctcaagctctgtcaggttggatggggagcattgcttcacagctattttcaggtttctccagagatatccgatcgggttcaagtctgggatctggctgggccactcaaggacattcagagacttgtcccgaagccacccctgcgttgtcttggctgtgtgtttaggaccgttgtcctgttggaaggtggaccttcaccccagtctgagatcctaaGTGCTCTGGAACAAGTTTTCAtcaggacctctctgtactttgctccattcatctttccctccatcctgactagtctcccagtccctgccgcggaaaaacatccccaaggcatgatgctgccaccaccatgcttcaccgtagggattgtaccaggtttcctccagccgtgacgcttggaattcaggccaaagggttcaatcttggtttcaccagaccagagaatcttgtttctcatggtctgagagtctttaggtgcattttggcaaactccaagcgggctgtcatgtgccttttactgaggagtggctttcatctggccactaccataaaggcctgattggtggagtgctgcagagatggttgttcttctggaaggttatcccatctccacagaggaactctagagctgtcagagtgaccattgggtttttGCTCACTTCTCTGACCAagccccttctcccccgattgctcagtttggccggtcggccagctctaggaagagtcttggtggttccaaacgtcttccatttaagaatgatggaggccactttgttcttggggaccttcaatgatgcagaaatgttttggtacacttccccagatctgtgcctcgacacaatcctgtctctgagctctacggacaattctttcgacctcatggcttggttttttctctgacatgcactgtcaactgtgggaccttatatagacaggtgtgtgccttttcaaatcatgtccaatcaattgaatttaccacaggtggactccaattaagttgtagaaacatctcaaggatgatcaacggaaacaggatgcacctgagttcagtTTCGAGTCTaataccaaagggtctgaatacttatgtaaataagtttgtaatttgcaaaaaaattcgaaaaacctgttttcactttgtcattgtgtgtagatcgctgaggaaaatgttttatttaatcaatattAAAAGAAGGCTGTGACGTAACACAACGTGGAAAAAGTagaggggtctgaacactttcccgaaggcactgtataagcaTGCTGATGTCATTGGCATTGAGAGACCGAGTCAGATCTGCCTTTGTGTGCCCATGTCACTGATTTAAGTGGGCAAAGCTGATGGCATCTCTTTGTAAAACCATACTAACATTATGAATGCTACTATATTAGGAATTACTATGTCTATTTACAGTGCACATACTGTACCTGCTAACCAACAAGGGTCAACAATAAAGAATTGATcccaaaaataaataatggaaaatAAGAGAGTGAAAAGAGTGGAAAAGCGCAGAATCTAAAATAACAATCAAAACCGATAGAAAATGCTGAATAGACCTGGGACTCACGTAAACACTCGTTGGCCTCACGGGCGCTGGCCCTCTGCCACGGCCGGTCGTAGTGGAAGGGCTTGCAGTGGTCGCACTCGGGCCCCTCCGTGTTGTGCTTGCAGTCGCACACCAGCTTGCCCTCCTTGTCCTTGAGGCAGCGTGAGGCGTGCCCATTGCACTTACACCTCCCACCCACCTGGAAGTCCCCCACCGCGTAGAAGTACGCCGGCAGAGACGTGGGCGGCACCATTGGGTCCTCATCCGGCTGGCCTCCCCTGCCCAtcccccccccttctcctgccCCTATTTCGCGGGGCAGCTGGGGCCGGCTGAAGACCACACGGATGTCGGTGACTGATACCCAGTCCTGGAGCACAGGGCTGTTGTCAAAGTCTTTCCCGGAGGGCCGCCCGTCCAGAGTGCTGAAGGCAATGAGCCCTCCGGAAAGGGGGTAGAGGTCAGTGTGGCCGTCGGTACAAAGGGCCTCCTGCTCATTCTGCTTTGTGATGGCCGCCTTGTTAGGCCGGTTGTACATGCGCCGGCACTGGGACGAATAGTACTGGTAAGGCGTCCAGCTCTTGCCGTAGTCCATGCTCTTGTAGATTGCCAGTGACTCTGGGCGGGGCGAGCAGAACTGCAAGCTGACGTAGGTGATTTCAAACTTCTTTCCCAGCGACAGCGTGAGGTTGACGTTGTTTGGCGAGGTGTGCAGATTCTCCGACTGCCAGCAGGTGAGGTTGTGGGCCGAGTTGAGGTCGGTGAGGTAGGAGGGCGGGTGGGCACGCCATGGGTCCGCTGCGTCGCAGATCTGGCAGGTGCCCACTGAAGGCCGCTCCTCAATGCGCTCCACCATGCTACAAGAGCGCGACGACGTCGGCCAGCCGCACACGCTGGACACGGCCACCTCCTTGCCAAAGGCGGCGTTGATGAACTCGGGGATGCAGCGGCGGGCGGCGCCTGCGTCATCGTAGCAGGGGTCTGGGGGCATCTGTTGCCCAGCAAAGGGGTTGGCGGCACCGTGGGGGGAGGCGGGGGAGGCAGAGCGTGCCAGGAGGCACAGTCCCAGCAAGCACCTCCAGCCTTCCCTCATCCTGCAGAGTGTCTATgcgagggagtgtgtgtgtgtgagggggagtGGAAGGAGAGAATCCCAGCTCACAGACCCTTCCTTTAGGGTGACCGTGACCACCGCAGTCTATCCTGTGAaaaagagacaagagagagaaaaGCACGAAAGAGATCAGTGCTATCGTTGCCATAAAAGGATTCAAAGCAACAAGCAACCTGTTTGACACCTGCTTATTGATGAAAATATTCACAGTTCAGTAATGTAGTTATTCTTATGTCATTGTTGACACGTCCATTTGTCCCAAACACACCCAGTCATCCTATTGTCGTCAATTCAATCCTACTATATGTGCAATCTTACTCATATGAGCTAAATATCACATTTGTGACATTTCAAAACACCTCAGAACCTTATGATGAGTAATGGAGTGTTTTCATTAACTAAAACCCTGCaaaagcgagaaagagagagaggagagagaggagaaggaggagcaagagagtgagagaaggaaagagaagagagagatgggggaagagagagtaagagaaggagaaagagaataACCATATAAAGAGAGACGTTGGGGGCCGGATTGGAGCGACTGTGTCCTGAATTTCAATGGCGCTACTCTTTCAGCACCTCCATTCAGTTCGTGGAGAGGCATTTTGGTCATACTTCAGCGGCGCACGCGGCAGAAGTCACCCAATAATCCCCCCGTTCAAAATATGCAGGCAGAGCCATCAGCCGCACGTGACCTTAGCCAATACCCAATTCAACAGTTTAAAAAAACGCTGACCTAAAAAGGATCTAAAGAGGAACAAGTAATGTGCCTTGCTTTGGAGGTATTAACCACTTATCGTTGTCAATCCAGCTTTACAGAGTAGGACTGTAGTGGAATAACTAGCTGCACACGGTGTTAAACACAACATAGTATTTATTTCCCCATTTGGCAATTGCAACGTTATATGCCCATTGAACATGAAACATTGAACATATACCATGGTAGCTGCTATATGTAGGCTACGATGGCGCCAATGGGTTCTTTACAGACTCCATTGGCAGAGCTGGCTGTAACATTGGTTTGGACTGAAAGTTCTCTCTAAATCTCaacgtttacatgcacactaataattcaaTATGAAACTGATTGTGGCAGTAGTCAGAGTACGgaaatagtcatgtaaacaccttactctgctcgTCTTAAATCGGCGTGAGGTCAAAATCGAAATAAGCATATGCCGATTTAAAACAGCTgattttctgagcaatctttcgaATTATTAGGACACGTAAACAGCTTCAAAAGTAGTTCCAGTGGGGTGTTTGATCTGCGCAAGCCTCCCTCTTATACATTAGTGAAGTGAATTCGGaaaaaactgaaagtatgcatcttcaaaatagttttcacatacaaactttatttCCAACATGGTCAATGTTATAGAAAGTCACTGTGGTGgcaattttctgcatttatcaaaaGTCCCATCAGCCTGATTTCGGATGTGTGAGAGacgtggggcagagagagaaatagagggagaaaaTCCACTGATCCAATTTCCAAATTGAAATGTTCccaatgagatttcaacctttattcacccacGCTAAAAGTCAGCCGGAAGTTCATTGAATTCCCAATGTTTTCAACGATCTAAAAGCGCAACCAATCTCCAATGgaaaacaatgtctgatttttggtttagttgtcgcctaaatgtgttatcactgcactttcaaccacttaaaagcacaacaaagttctGATGGGAATACTgtgtcagatattttgtatttatagaacaacttaatgtgttatcactgtgctttatCCAGTAGCAacaccaaatgacctggattgcagttgatattacattaaaagtacatagtgCTCAACGCTGTTCGAGATTCTGCACtgattattatagcaattgtgaagatctccacagacctgtgcCCTTTGCATGCTTTCTTGAAAAGACACACTTCCTATGATTACCGTAAAACTTAAATTAATAGCCTGGGCATTTATTTACTTAAATCATTTAATTCAACATGCGCTtattagagacaggcttctattgGGGCCAGGTATCCATTTCCTTAATGCACACAGCTTTTGCTCATTTGCATAGTTAATTGTTTAACTCAAGCATTCACTTCCAGCATGTATATACATTTCTTCATTTCCTGCACTAAACTGttaaaaaccagcaaaagatataaaattaatcactaaccttgaccaacttcatcagatgacagtcttataacatcatgttacacaatacacttatgttttgttcgaaaatgtgcatattttgagctgcaaaccgtggttatacattgtgagtatgtagcatcgattcaccaaattgtccagagatattttggacagtcacctaatctgaccaaagaactcatcataaactttacataaaaatacatgttggacagcaaatgaaagatacactagttcttaatgcaatcgccgtgttagatttttaaaaataactttaccataacaaacagcttacgttatagcgagacagcgcccgcaaaaaggaaggaaaataggactaaacatttcccacagaaatacgaaataacatcataaatggttcttacttttgctgagcttccatcagaatcttgtacaaggagtcctttgtccagaataaatcgttgtttggttttagaatgtcctcttctcctgtcgaattagcaaccttagctagccaagtggcgcgaagatgtccatcttcacctaacgcagagaacggaaaactccaaaactcccgataaacgttgaataatctgataaaactatattgaaaaaacatactttacgatgatattatcacatgtatcaaataaaatcaaagccggagatattagccgtctataccgaacgcttttcagaagccaatgctgatgtccttcccgcgccttggtagacaaaggaaattgttgtcacgtcattccaagagctcttgttcgacctcagatcaagctagacaccccattccacctcccactgcctgttgacatctagtggaaggcgtatgaagtgcatgtatatccatagatttcaagcaattgaataggaaggccctggaacagagcctcgatttcagatttttcacttcctgtcaggaagtttgctgcaaactgagttttgttttactcacagatataattcaaacggttttagaaacttgagagtgttttctatccaatagtaataataatatgcatattgtacaatctAGAATAGaatacgaggcagtttaatttgggcacgattttttacaaagtggaaacagcgcccccatattgaccgATCTCCCGTccacgggacagttgagctaacgtaggctaatgtgattaaaacttcttatggctgcaaggcaaagtgttgagtagccagtgaaatcgtgcccatttcaaacggcctcctactcaaatcttgctcgtacaatatggatattattattctttttggatagaaaacactctctagtttctaaaaccgttggaattatttctctgagtgaaacagaactcctttggcagcacttttcctgaccaggaagtagaatgtcagaaatatatgctctcttcaacttcctgcctatacatggtcatgacacgtaggagtctacgtacactccatacgccttcctctgggtgtcaagatgatgtgagagaataaattttgtgtttatcttggtctggggtggaaaagctatttctttgacgtgaccgtccacttccggtactctgaagcgcgcgactt encodes:
- the LOC120060855 gene encoding netrin-3-like, whose amino-acid sequence is MREGWRCLLGLCLLARSASPASPHGAANPFAGQQMPPDPCYDDAGAARRCIPEFINAAFGKEVAVSSVCGWPTSSRSCSMVERIEERPSVGTCQICDAADPWRAHPPSYLTDLNSAHNLTCWQSENLHTSPNNVNLTLSLGKKFEITYVSLQFCSPRPESLAIYKSMDYGKSWTPYQYYSSQCRRMYNRPNKAAITKQNEQEALCTDGHTDLYPLSGGLIAFSTLDGRPSGKDFDNSPVLQDWVSVTDIRVVFSRPQLPREIGAGEGGGMGRGGQPDEDPMVPPTSLPAYFYAVGDFQVGGRCKCNGHASRCLKDKEGKLVCDCKHNTEGPECDHCKPFHYDRPWQRASAREANECLPCNCNLHARRCRFNMELYKLSGRKSGGVCMNCRHNTAGRHCHYCKEGFYRDMAKPIAHRRACKACDCHPVGAAGKTCNQTTGQCPCKDGVTGITCNRCAKGYQQSRSPVAPCIKIPVVNPTAMVSGSTEEPADCESYCKPVKGNLKINMKKYCKKDYAMQVNVLDMETVGDWAKFSVNVVSVYKSRGEPLKRGDNVLWIHMKDLACKCPKIQMSKHFLVMGAVGATAGAERIGLLADKNSLVIQWRDIWTRRLRKFQRKEKNGKCSKA